A region from the Solibacillus sp. FSL H8-0523 genome encodes:
- a CDS encoding YolD-like family protein: MNRDRGTIKWTAMMLPEHVKLLREWQTEDTWVEKPQLDEAQLEQINQQVYTAYEQQQQVKVRVWEHKQMTVYTGFIKKMNEHERYLQLDNGKKIAVESICDIIIEG, encoded by the coding sequence ATGAATAGAGACCGAGGCACAATCAAATGGACGGCCATGATGCTACCGGAGCATGTGAAATTATTACGCGAATGGCAAACGGAGGACACATGGGTTGAAAAGCCACAATTAGACGAGGCGCAACTTGAGCAAATCAATCAACAAGTATACACCGCTTATGAACAGCAGCAACAAGTAAAAGTGCGTGTCTGGGAACACAAGCAAATGACTGTGTATACAGGATTCATTAAAAAAATGAATGAACACGAGCGTTACCTTCAATTGGACAACGGGAAAAAAATCGCCGTTGAAAGCATTTGCGATATCATCATTGAAGGGTGA
- a CDS encoding L-threonine 3-dehydrogenase has protein sequence MKKIMVTGALGQIGSELVDKLRVQYGVDNVLATDIRKIDQHVGPFEVLDVTDGKRMHALAHDFGADTMIHMAALLSATAEKNPVFAWNLNMGGLMNSLEVARELDMQFFTPSSIGAFGPSTPKDNTPQDTLQRPTTMYGVNKVAGELLCDYYYTRYGLDTRGVRFPGLISYATPPGGGTTDYAVDIYYKALAEGRYTSYIAQGTYMDMMYMPDALQAIIDLMEADPNKLVHRNAFNISAMSFEPSQIAASIQKHMPSFTMDYDVDPIRQAIADSWPNAIDSSAAIEEWGFKASYDLDKMTIDMLEKLKVRLEQRAV, from the coding sequence GTGAAAAAAATTATGGTGACCGGTGCTTTAGGTCAAATTGGTTCAGAATTAGTCGACAAACTGCGTGTACAATATGGCGTGGATAATGTATTAGCAACGGATATTCGAAAAATAGATCAGCATGTCGGGCCGTTTGAGGTACTAGACGTAACAGATGGCAAGCGTATGCATGCACTTGCACACGATTTCGGTGCGGACACAATGATTCACATGGCGGCACTTTTATCCGCAACAGCAGAAAAAAATCCAGTATTCGCCTGGAATTTAAATATGGGTGGCTTAATGAACTCTCTTGAGGTAGCACGTGAACTAGATATGCAATTTTTCACGCCAAGCTCAATCGGCGCATTCGGCCCGTCAACACCAAAGGATAATACCCCACAAGATACGCTGCAACGCCCAACGACGATGTACGGGGTAAACAAAGTAGCCGGTGAATTATTATGCGACTATTACTACACGCGTTACGGCTTAGATACGCGCGGTGTTCGTTTCCCAGGTCTTATTTCGTACGCGACGCCTCCAGGGGGTGGCACGACGGATTACGCGGTCGACATTTACTATAAAGCACTTGCGGAAGGTCGCTACACGTCGTATATCGCACAGGGTACGTATATGGATATGATGTATATGCCGGATGCACTGCAGGCCATTATTGATTTAATGGAAGCCGATCCAAACAAGCTCGTACACCGTAATGCCTTTAATATTTCAGCAATGAGCTTCGAGCCATCACAAATTGCAGCATCGATTCAAAAGCATATGCCAAGCTTCACAATGGACTATGACGTAGACCCGATTCGTCAGGCAATTGCCGATAGCTGGCCAAACGCCATCGATTCATCGGCTGCAATCGAGGAATGGGGCTTCAAGGCAAGTTATGATTTAGACAAAATGACAATTGATATGCTAGAAAAGCTAAAAGTACGTTTAGAACAAAGAGCAGTTTAA
- a CDS encoding long-chain fatty acid--CoA ligase: MMQTPLVLTDLLKRAETYYAHKEIISRTSDEMVHRLTYGEWVKRTRKLAHALTKLGMERGDKIASFAWNQHRHLEAYFAVPCAGAVLHMVNIRLSPEHIAYIINHAEDKILIIDEDLVPLIEEVQAELKTVQHYIIMADGELPKTTLPNALSYEALLAEADETFAFPEDLDENLPASMCYTSATTGNPKGVVYTHRSLVLHSMTISMTDTMGISERDTILPIVPMFHVNAWGMPFAAVNVGATQVLIGPQFTPKLILDFIEKYGVTKTAGVPTIWLGALQEQEKQARDLSSLQAIFCGGSASPKGLIKKYEELGIHYIVAYGMTETSPIVSMSRDLSHMDDWSLDEKIETRAMQGLTVPGIESSIVNENGEVPWDGETMGELRLRGPWIAAEYYKDERTADAFMDGWLYTGDIAVRSKEGFIKITDRTKDLIKSGGEWISSVDLENALMSHDAVFEAAVIAIPHAKWQERPLACVVLKEGADATKEELIEFLSGQFAKWWMPDDIVFLAEIPKTSVGKFLKAKLRESVNEIYPQLTI, encoded by the coding sequence ATGATGCAAACACCGCTCGTTTTAACGGATTTGTTAAAACGCGCAGAGACGTACTATGCACATAAAGAGATTATTTCACGTACAAGTGACGAGATGGTACACCGCTTAACTTACGGGGAGTGGGTGAAGCGTACGCGTAAATTAGCGCACGCACTGACAAAGCTAGGGATGGAGCGCGGTGACAAAATCGCGTCATTTGCCTGGAATCAGCACCGCCATTTAGAGGCGTATTTTGCCGTACCATGCGCGGGCGCAGTGCTTCACATGGTGAATATTCGGCTGTCACCAGAGCATATCGCGTACATTATTAATCACGCAGAAGACAAAATACTTATAATAGATGAAGATTTAGTACCGCTTATTGAAGAAGTGCAAGCCGAGCTAAAAACAGTGCAGCACTACATCATTATGGCGGACGGTGAGCTACCAAAAACGACATTGCCAAATGCGCTGTCTTACGAGGCACTGCTTGCGGAAGCCGATGAAACATTCGCGTTCCCAGAAGATTTAGATGAAAATTTACCAGCAAGCATGTGCTATACAAGCGCAACGACAGGTAATCCGAAAGGCGTTGTTTACACACATCGCTCGCTTGTACTACACAGCATGACCATTTCAATGACTGACACGATGGGCATTTCAGAGCGTGATACGATTTTACCAATCGTGCCAATGTTCCACGTAAATGCTTGGGGCATGCCGTTTGCTGCGGTAAATGTCGGGGCAACACAAGTATTAATCGGACCACAATTCACACCGAAGTTAATTTTAGACTTCATCGAAAAATACGGCGTCACAAAAACAGCGGGTGTGCCAACGATTTGGTTAGGTGCCTTACAGGAGCAGGAAAAGCAGGCGCGTGATTTATCGTCACTGCAAGCAATTTTCTGTGGTGGTTCCGCGTCACCAAAAGGCCTCATTAAAAAGTACGAGGAGCTTGGCATTCATTATATTGTCGCGTACGGTATGACCGAAACGTCGCCAATCGTATCGATGTCACGCGATCTGTCGCATATGGACGACTGGTCACTCGATGAAAAAATTGAAACACGCGCAATGCAAGGTTTAACTGTACCTGGCATTGAATCAAGCATCGTCAATGAAAACGGTGAGGTACCGTGGGACGGGGAAACGATGGGAGAATTACGCTTGCGTGGCCCGTGGATTGCTGCAGAATATTACAAGGACGAGCGCACAGCAGATGCCTTTATGGACGGCTGGCTTTACACAGGCGATATCGCGGTCCGTTCAAAAGAAGGCTTCATTAAAATTACTGACCGTACAAAGGATTTAATCAAATCCGGCGGTGAATGGATTTCATCGGTAGATTTAGAAAATGCACTCATGTCGCATGATGCCGTATTCGAAGCAGCCGTAATCGCTATTCCACACGCGAAATGGCAAGAGCGTCCACTTGCTTGCGTTGTGCTAAAGGAAGGCGCCGACGCAACGAAAGAAGAACTAATCGAATTTTTATCAGGGCAATTCGCGAAATGGTGGATGCCAGATGATATTGTGTTCTTAGCCGAAATCCCAAAAACATCGGTCGGTAAGTTTTTAAAGGCCAAATTACGAGAAAGCGTTAACGAAATTTACCCTCAGCTCACAATTTAA